One genomic window of Solanum stenotomum isolate F172 chromosome 9, ASM1918654v1, whole genome shotgun sequence includes the following:
- the LOC125875926 gene encoding monogalactosyldiacylglycerol synthase 2, chloroplastic-like translates to MVSNVTTPRKSIHRVLERVGVYGFVGGSSQKRLKCDFQDEEYDTMEMVQIGAERTKNVLILMSDTGGGHRASAEAIRDAFKLEFGDEYRIFVKDVWKEYTGWPLNNMEQQYKFMVKHVGLWSVAFHGTSPRWIHSVYLAAIAAFYAKEVEAGLMEYKPDIIISVHPLMQHIPLWVLKWQGLQKKVIFVTVITDLNTCHRTWFHPGVNRLYCPSEEVAKRASLDRLEGSQIRVFGLPIRPSFCRAVLSKDDLRVELEMDPTLPAVLLMGGGEGMGPVKKTAKALGEALFDKELGKPIGQMIVICGRNEALASTLRSLEWNIPVQIKGFQKQMEKWMGACDCIITKAGPGTIAEALIRGLPIILNDYIPGQEKGNVPFVVDNGAGVFTRRPKETARIVAEWFTTKSDELKRKSENALKLAQPNAVFDIVKDIHELACQRGPLANIPYILTSSFSSLI, encoded by the exons ATGGTGAGTAATGTGACTACCCCTAGGAAATCTATACACAGAGTGTTGGAGAGAGTTGGGGTTTATGGGTTTGTTGGTGGTAGCAGCCAGAAGAGATTAAAGTGTGATTTTCAAGATGAGGAATATGACACCATGGAAATGGTGCAGATTGGTGCTGAAAGGACTAAAAATGTGCTTATTTTGATGAGTGATACTGGTGGTGGACATAGGGCTTCAGCTGAGGCAATTCGAGATGCTTTCAAGTTAGAATTTGGAGATGAATATAGA ATTTTTGTGAAGGATGTCTGGAAGGAATACACTGGCTGGCCATTGAACAACATGGAGCAACAATACAAGTTCATGGTTAAACATGTTGGCCTTTGGAGTGTTGCATTTCATGGCACGTCGCCTCGTTGGATACACTCTGTCTATCTTGCTGCTATTGCCGCCTTCTATGCTAA AGAGGTAGAAGCTGGCTTGATGGAGTACAAGCCAGACATAATCATTAGTGTTCATCCTCTCATGCAACACATTCCTCTATGGGTTCTTAAATGGCAAGGCCTAcagaaaaaagttattttcgtAACCGTCATTACGGATCTCAACACTTGCCACCGGACATG GTTTCATCCAGGAGTCAATCGTTTGTACTGCCCCTCTGAGGAGGTAGCAAAGAGGGCATCACTAGATCGCTTGGAAGGATCTCAAATACGTGTTTTTGGGTTGCCCATCCGGCCTTCGTTTTGCCGGGCAGTTCTTTCCAAG GATGACCTTAGAGTAGAACTTGAGATGGATCCCACATTGCCAGCGGTTTTGCTGATGGGTGGCGGTGAAGGGATGGGTCCTGTGAAGAAAACTGCAAAGGCTCTTGGAGAAGCACTCTTCGATAAGGAACTTGGCAAACCTATCGGTCAAATGATTGTCATCTGTGGACGCAATGAAGCCTTAGCATCCACATTACGATCACTCGAATGGAACATCCCCGTTCAG ATCAAGGGATTTCAGAAACAGATGGAAAAGTGGATGGGCGCTTGTGATTGTATTATCACAAAG GCTGGACCTGGTACAATTGCAGAAGCATTAATCAGAGGGCTTCCCATTATTCTGAACGACTACATCCCCGGACAA GAGAAGGGAAATGTTCCGTTTGTAGTTGACAATGGAGCTGGCGTTTTCACACGACGCCCCAAGGAAACAGCTCGGATTGTTGCAGAATGGTTTACCACCAAAAGCGACGAACTTAAAAGGAAGTCAGAGAACGCGCTGAAACTTGCACAACCTAATGCTGTCTTTGATATTGTGAAGGACATACATGAACTTGCATGCCAGAGAGGTCCTCTTGCCAACATTCCTTACATATTGACATCTTCATTTTCAAGCCTAATTTAG
- the LOC125875930 gene encoding uncharacterized protein LOC125875930 has translation MGKRKRRADLNKTPPPADLMPPSPGMDALSKQKFSHQVDSSGIKSFLTIAGDIMDGPVKVTQGQQSSIVHRRNIDLLKSLRHPRHYGRHYSRRRSASNAEASASHGGYTPSCDEKWSLKMASKCSTDSGHDTDNRQKTVHRTEGVPSSSLATRVISSDAGKLFCVLCNKFLKKEPYIVLENSLPIGETSIVAVLACGHLYHADCLEQRTNREDRQDPPCPICLGLVSHVDASVELD, from the exons ATgggaaagagaaagagaagagctGACCTCAACAAGACTCCTCCTCCTGCAG ACCTGATGCCACCCTCACCCGGAATGGATGCATTGTCGAAACAG AAGTTCTCTCATCAAGTCGACAGCAGTGGAATAAAGTCTTTTTTAACCATTGCGGGGGATATCATGGATGGTCCTGTGAAGGTAACACAAGGCCAACAATCATCTATTGTTCACCGTCGAAATATTGACCTTCTAAAGTCTCTGAGGCATCCGCGTCACTATGGCCGTCATTATTCTCGACGAAGGTCTGCTAGTAATGCTGAGGCATCAGCTTCCCATGGTGGTTATACGCCTTCTTGTGATGAGAAGTGGTCTTTAAAGATGGCAAGCAAATGCTCTACAGATTCTGGACATGACACAG ATAATAGGCAAAAAACAGTTCACAGAACAGAAGGTGTTCCGTCCAGTTCATTGGCAACGAGGGTGATATCATCCGATGCAGGGAAACTCTTTTGTGTATTATGCAACAAGTTTTTGAAGAAGGAACCCTACATTGTCCTTGAAAACAGTTTGCCTATAGGCGAGACGTCTATAGTGGCAGTCTTAGCTTGTGGTCATCTTTACCATGCTGATTGTTTGGAACAGAGAACGAACCGTGAAGATAGACAGGATCCGCCCTGTCCAATTTGTCTCGGCTTGGTTTCTCACGTCGATGCATCAGTAGAACTGGATTGA